The nucleotide sequence ATCGCGGATGCCCTGCGGACCCATCCGTGGGCCCCGGGGCTTGTTCGTGCAGACCCAGCCTGACAGGTCCGCGACGCGCGGACCAGCATTGAGGGGCTGCGAGTGTTCGTCCGGACGCTCAGCCGGTGGGCGGGCGTCGGCGGCGGATGTGGCGGGATCCGCGCCCGTAGACTACGAGCGGGACCGCCGCGAGCTGCGTGGCGGCCCCGCCCGAGGCAAGGGTCAGAATGCGATCAGCGGCGCAGGCCGAGACGCTGGATCAGCGAGCGGTAGCGCTCGATGTCCGTGTTCTGCAGGTAGGTCAGCATGCGACGACGGCGACCGACCATGGCCATGAGGCCGCGGCGGGTGTGGTGGTCGTGCTTGTGGGACTTGAGGTGCTCGGTCAGATCCGAGATCCGGCGAGTCAGGACCGCGACCTGGACCTCGGGCGAACCGGTGTCGCCCTCGTGGGTCGCGTACTCCTCGATGATGGACTGCTTGACAGCTGCGTCGAGTGCCATGTGTGAACTCCTTCGGGGTCCAGTGCCGTGCGTCCCGGCTGCGAAGGTGACCGCGCCGGGGCAGGAGCTCGCACGAGAGGATCGTACGGACTCAGGGGCCCGTCCGCCACGGACTGCAGGCGGACCGCCGATCATGGTAGCAGGCGCGCGGCACACGGGCTGTGAGCCGGACGATGTCCGGGGACAGTGCAAGACTGGAGGGCGAACCCCTCCGGGCCCGTTCCGCTGCGGCCCCGGCGCACCGTCCCGAGCAGTGAGGAGTGGGCCCATGACCGAGTCCGCAGACAGCCGCGAGTCCGAGACCACGCAGATCGATCCGGCCCTGGCCGACCAGGTGGGCGTCTCCGAGCGCCGCCACACCCTCAACGACGGCCACCAGCTGCCGCAGATCGGCATGGGCACCTACCCCATGGACGACGCCGATGCCGAGGTCGGCGTCTACGAGGGCATCAACCGGGGCTTCCGCCTGATCGACACCGCCGTGAACTACGGCAACGAGATCGGCGTGGGCCGCGGCATCGCCCTGGCCGGGCTCCCCCGCGACGAGGTCTTCGTGACCACCAAGATCCCCGGCCGCGATCAGGGCGACGAGGCCACGGTGCGCGCCAGCGTGGAGGGCTCGCTCGAGCGGCTGGGCCTGGACCGCCTGGACCTGCTGCTGATCCACTGGCCCAATCCCCAGCAGGACAAGTACGTGCAGACCTTCCGGACCATGCTCGCCCTGCGCGAGGAGGGCCTGGTCCGCTCGGTCGGCGTCTCCAACTTCACCCCGGCCCACGTGGATCGCCTGATCGCCGAGACCGGCGAGACCCCGGCGGTCAACCAGGTCGAGCTGCACCCGCAGTACCAGCAGGAGGCCCTGCGCGCCCACCACCACGACAAGCGGATCCTGGTGCAGGCCTGGTCGCCGCTGGGGCGCAAGACCGACATCCTCGACCACGAGTGGCTCGCCGAGATCGCCGGGCAGGTCAACCGCACCCCGGCCCAGGTCATCCTGCGCTGGGAGATCCAGTCCGCGGTGCTGCCGATCCCCAAGTCCTCGAACCCCAAGCGCATGGCCGAGAACCTAGACGTCTTCGGCTGGGAGCTCAGCGATCAGCAGATGGAGCGCATCCGCCTGCTGCACACCGGTCTCTCCGGCTCGGGCTTCGACCCGGACGAGCACGAGGAGATGTGAGTCGGGCGCGCTGACCGCGCGCTCCGCCTGATGGACTGAGGGCCGCCCGGGGACTCCCCCGGGCGGCCCTCAGTCCGTCTCTGCCTCTGGTCGTTCAGTCGGCGGCGCCTGCAGCGCGCCGTCAGGGGGCGACGTCGGCCATGCCCTCCGGGTGCTGGGCCAGGATCTTGCGGGTGTTCTCCACGTCCAGGCTCATCTGCTGCACGAGTTTCTCCACGCCCTCGTAGGCCACCATGCCGCGCAGGCGGGCGATGAACTCCACGATGACCTCCTGGCCGTAGAGGTCGAAGTCCTCCACCCGCTCGCGGGGCCGGTCGATCACGTGCGCCTCGACCACCCGGGAGACGCCCTCGAATGTGGGGTTGGAGCCCACCGAGACCGCCACCGGCCAGCGCTGTCCGGAGGCGTCGGTGAGCCAGCCGGCGTAAACGCCGTCGGCGGGGATGTAGCCGTCGGAGTCCGGGGCGAGGTTGGCCGTGGGGAAGCCGAGCTCGCGACCGCGCGCGGCGCCGTGGACCACGGTGCCGCGCATGCGGTGCGGACGACCCAGCAGGCGTGCAGCGTCCTCGACGTCGCCGACGATGAGGCGCTCGCGGATCCAGGTCGAGGAGATCCGCCGGTCCTCAGGATCGTGGTCGGTGTCCTCCTGCGAGGAGACGGGGCCGTCGACCCCGACCAGCGGGAGGTTCGTGGTGCGCAACTGGGCCGGCACAGTGCCACAGCACTCGAGATCCTCGACCACGACGACGTCGAAGCCGTGCTCGGCGCCGAAGCGGCGCAGGGCGGAGACATCGCCCTGATTGCCGCGCCCGAACCGGGCGTCGGCGCCCACGACCACGCAGCAGGCGCGCAGCCCGCGCAGCAGGTACCGCCTCATGAACTCGAGCGGGTCCTGCGAGGCGAAGGCGAGGTCGTAGTGCTGGACGAGCACAGCGTCCACGCCGAGCTGCTCCATGGCATCGAGCTTGTCCGAGGTGCCCATGATCTGGCCCCGGTACCGATCCGGGCGGTGCACCAGGGCCGGGTGCGGGTCGAAGGTCAGCACGACCGAGCTGGCGCCCTCGCGCTGTGCGCGCTCGACGACCATCCCCAGGACCTCCTGGTGCCCGCGATGGACGCCGTCGAAGTTCCCGACGGTGACCACGCAGGGCCCGAGGTCCTCGGGAAGCTCGGACAGGTCGTGCAAGCGATGCAACGGGTCTCCTCGGCAGGCGCGGCGTCGTCCGTCAGGACGACGTCCGCGATGCGGATCTGGGCGGTCGGACGGTGGTGGGCTCAGCGGATCGCGGGCTGCGGATGGGGCCGGCGGACCTCATCCGGACGGGCACCGCTCGGCACTCGCTCCAGGGTAGTCGCTGACACCGACTCCCCGGTGGGTCGGATGCCTCAGGCCGGTGCCGGGCCGCCCCAGGGCTCGGACGGGCTGCGGTCATCGGCACCGGTCAAGGTCGCGATCCACGTGTCGCGCAGCTGGCCCCGCTGCTCCATGTAACCGCGGACCAGAACGGGCGTGGAGAAACCGAGCTTCCAGGCGAGCTTGCGCGAGGCCCAGTTGCCGTCGAAGGCCAGCCAGTGCAGGTGCGTGAGCCCCATGGTGCCGAACGCGTGCTCGATCACCAGGCGGCAGGCCGCCTCGGCGGCACCCGTGCCGCGGGCATGCGGGCCGAAGTTCAGGCCGATGTCCGCTGCACCGGCGCGCAGCCGGCACAGCTCGATCGTCCCGAGGAAGCGGCCCTGGGGATCCTCGGCCGCCCAGTTGATCGCCGATCCGGCCTTCAGCGCGCCCGGCACGTACTCCCGGATGTACCACAGCGCCGACTCCACGCCGTAGGGCTCGGGAACGGTCGTCCAGCGCACGGCCACCGGGTCCTGGCAGTTCGCGGTCAGAGCCTCGGCGTCGGCGGGGGTCAGCTCCCGGAGGGTGAGGGTCCCGTCGGTGAGCCGCGGGACGCTGAGCCCCTGGCTGGTGCTGGCGGCGGTGTCGTCGGTGCTCATGCGCGGTCTCCTGTGGTCTCGGTGGAGCGGTCGGTGAGGGGGCGGGTGCGGCTCAGCCAGATCAGTCCCACGATCGGCAGCAGCAGCGGGATGTAGCCGTAGCCCTGGCCGAAGTGCGACCAGACGGTCTCATCGGCGAACAGCTCCGGGGCGGCGAAGGTCATCGCGCCGATGCCGAGCACGCCGATGAGCTCCACCAGCACGGCACCCGTGGCGATCCGATGCCAGCCAGGCCCGGTCTTCGCCAGCGCCACTGCGGCCACCACGTAGACGGCCGCGGAGAACAGCGAGAGCAGGTAGGCCAGCGGAGCGACGTCGAACTGGGTGAGGATCTGATACAGCGAGCGCACTCCGGCCGACAGCGAGAAGATCCCGTAGACCACGATGATCACCCGGCCCAA is from Kocuria palustris and encodes:
- a CDS encoding GNAT family N-acetyltransferase; its protein translation is MSTDDTAASTSQGLSVPRLTDGTLTLRELTPADAEALTANCQDPVAVRWTTVPEPYGVESALWYIREYVPGALKAGSAINWAAEDPQGRFLGTIELCRLRAGAADIGLNFGPHARGTGAAEAACRLVIEHAFGTMGLTHLHWLAFDGNWASRKLAWKLGFSTPVLVRGYMEQRGQLRDTWIATLTGADDRSPSEPWGGPAPA
- a CDS encoding bifunctional riboflavin kinase/FAD synthetase; the protein is MHDLSELPEDLGPCVVTVGNFDGVHRGHQEVLGMVVERAQREGASSVVLTFDPHPALVHRPDRYRGQIMGTSDKLDAMEQLGVDAVLVQHYDLAFASQDPLEFMRRYLLRGLRACCVVVGADARFGRGNQGDVSALRRFGAEHGFDVVVVEDLECCGTVPAQLRTTNLPLVGVDGPVSSQEDTDHDPEDRRISSTWIRERLIVGDVEDAARLLGRPHRMRGTVVHGAARGRELGFPTANLAPDSDGYIPADGVYAGWLTDASGQRWPVAVSVGSNPTFEGVSRVVEAHVIDRPRERVEDFDLYGQEVIVEFIARLRGMVAYEGVEKLVQQMSLDVENTRKILAQHPEGMADVAP
- a CDS encoding aldo/keto reductase, whose amino-acid sequence is MTESADSRESETTQIDPALADQVGVSERRHTLNDGHQLPQIGMGTYPMDDADAEVGVYEGINRGFRLIDTAVNYGNEIGVGRGIALAGLPRDEVFVTTKIPGRDQGDEATVRASVEGSLERLGLDRLDLLLIHWPNPQQDKYVQTFRTMLALREEGLVRSVGVSNFTPAHVDRLIAETGETPAVNQVELHPQYQQEALRAHHHDKRILVQAWSPLGRKTDILDHEWLAEIAGQVNRTPAQVILRWEIQSAVLPIPKSSNPKRMAENLDVFGWELSDQQMERIRLLHTGLSGSGFDPDEHEEM
- the rpsO gene encoding 30S ribosomal protein S15 — protein: MALDAAVKQSIIEEYATHEGDTGSPEVQVAVLTRRISDLTEHLKSHKHDHHTRRGLMAMVGRRRRMLTYLQNTDIERYRSLIQRLGLRR